Genomic DNA from Lepus europaeus isolate LE1 chromosome 15, mLepTim1.pri, whole genome shotgun sequence:
cggcgcaccatgctgatctgaaggcaggagccaggtgcttctcctggtctcccatggggtgcagggcccaagcactttggtcatcctccactgcactccctggccacagcagagagctggcctggaagaggggcaacccggacagaatccggggccccaactgggactagaacctagtgtgccggcgccgcaaggtggaggattagcctatcgagccacggcaccagccaaaattATGTTGTGTTTTTATCATTGCCTTATTTACCTCCAATTATTGAAACTGTAGGAGTTGATGTTAAAGAATGTTTTGATTTGTTGATGTGGTACCAAGATCATGACAACCTGGTCTAAACAGTCaggtttgttctgtttttgtgaaTGCTTTTTATGTGAAAAAGATAGTAATTGTGTTATTCatctttttggttttattttaaaaattcatcatttttttaaaacagcacAATTTAAACAACACTGCCCAAAGTAGCCCTAAATGTGATACTTGAAGAGCCAAGATAAAAGAAACAACTGTAACTTGGTAACTTTAACGGCTATTTAATGGGGCAGGTGTtgaggtgcagcgggttaagctgtcacttaggaatctcacatcccatgttggagtgcctggtacaCAGTCCAGCCTCCAGTTcaggtccagcttcttgctaatgcacaccttagtaggcagcagatgacaggtcaagtgtttgggtccctggcacccatgtgggatatctggatggaatgcctggctcctagctttgacctaaCCAACCCCTGGTTGTTGCATGCATAtggagagtaaatcaacagatgaaagatctctctctctctctctctctctctctctctctctctgtcaccctgcatttcaaacaaaaaaatatttacttatttatttatcacagtaacagagaggagaaaggaagagagggagtgagagaaagagattcaacctctggttcactgcctaagtggctgcaatagccagggctgggccaggctgaagcagggaaccaggaactccatcctggtctcccatggaagtTGCtaaggtccaaatacttggactaattttgtcattttcaacAGAGCAAATGGAACCAAAAAGCATTATGTTAATAAGCAAAGCACAATCATATATGGAATCTAAAAGAAAATGATCTCTTAGAAGTTGAGAATATAATTGTGGTTACCAGAGACAAGCATGAATAGTGGGTTGAGATAAATAGGCCAACATTTAACAGGTACTAAGTTAGGTAGATAGAAGCCAGAAGTTCTGTTGTTATATCATACAGTAGGGTGATTATAAATGATGATAATGactagatattttttaaaagagaaaaagccagaagaaaagatttatcatttccctttggtaaaaACATTATAAATGTTTGAGGTAATGGATACATTTACCCTGGTTGGACACTatacagtgtgtgtatgtgtgtttgtataaatatctgtacacacacacacacacacatatatatatatatatttatcttggGGTAACACCTGCTATCCCATAggtatgtataattttatgtgccagttaatttttttttaattattaagaaAGGCAAAGAAGCTCTTTCCCTGCCGCTGCCGAGACGCGCAGAGGCGGAGGCCCGGGTGCCTCCAAGATTCGGCTTCACCCGTAACCCACCGCCATGGCCGAGGAAGGCATTGCTGCTGGAGGTGTAATGGACGTGAATACTGCTTTACAAGAGGTGCTGAAGACCGCCCTCATCCATGATGGCCTAGCACGTGGAATTCGTGAAGCTGCCAAAGCCTTAGACAAGAGCCAAGCCCATCTTTGTGTACTTGCATCTAACTGCGATGAGCCTATGTATGTCAAGCTGGTGGAGGCCCTGTGTGCTGAGCACCAGATCAACCTCATTAAGATTGATGACAACAAGAAACTTGGGGAATGGGTAGGCCTCTGTAAAATTGACTGAGAAGGGAAACCCCGCAAAATGGTTGGTTGCAGTTGCGTAGTGGTTAAGGACTTCGGCAAAGAATCTCAGGCCAAGGATGTCATCGAAGAATACTTCAAATgcaagaaatgaacaaataaaaatttggctcataaaaataaaaaaagaaaggcaaagaaaacaaGCTCAACAGTAGTTGTCAGAATGATGGTAATGTTCTGAAACTGGATGTGGTGATTTTTGGCCAATTCTAAAAATCAATGAAGTATATATGTAAAATGGGTGATTTTTTCACATGTAAAATATAGTCTAACAAAAttgtttagaaagaaaaagaatcttggGCTTTTCTGCATGAAAACAAGGCACCAGAGAAACTGAGATATCAGATGTGTGAACAAGAAGCCATCTTGAATGACCAGTACCCCTAGCCATCAGATGACTCCAGACCAAGTTGGTGTGATCCCAACTACAGAAGCTAACCCAATGGAGGACTTCTCAGTTGTTCTAAGTCACTAATTTTGAGTTACTTTAAGCAGAGCAAGTTGTCTTTGGTTCTAATATCTATTTGAGTGTGTCCACACCCTCAGTCATTTGGCCACAAACTTCACTCTTCagaattttttattctatctcattttctctccttatttctctctctctctctctctctctctctctctctctctctcttccttactGGCAACATCCTCATTTTAACCAGGCATCAAGAATTTTTCCTTTACTTGAAGAAaagcacttaaaaatttttagtcAATAAaaattcttgttcttttttgtgAAGTTGGAAGCagtacaaacatttaaaaaaacttgCAAGTTGCAATTGTAACACTGGGGAAAAAAGAGTGTCCTTATATCCAGAGTTGGTCATGATGCTGTGCATGAATttgtaaaacaatttttacttagGTCAATCAAAAATAAGAAGctttatactttcattttttaagtggatatttaaaatatttaattggtTGATTCACAAACTTGAACAAATCTGTAATTAAGAACCAGAAATAAAGGGAGATACTATTCTATTTAAAAATCACCATCTCTTTAACCtagataaaaatgtatataatgttGTGAGAATCCAATTTAAATGCAGATCTCAGCACATAATATGCACAGTGAGAGACTTATATAAGTTTCCTAGCAAACAGTTGATTTGTTGTTGCttttagcaattttttaaagCAGAGTACTTTCCTTGAATAAggtattttcaatgttttattttaataagagTAAAATTTACACAAAACTGTTCTTAAGAGTTTGGAGAGTAGGAAGTAGAGGAGACAATTAATAGCAAATACAAGGGAACAATTTCTTGAGCTTCCTCATGTACTTTTTTTGTTGATTCTAGTGTAAATTGAAAGATTAAAAAACCAATTACAGATTCTCTTAACTTCCTTTTATAAAATGCGTATCCTGAGTGTGGGCTTTTTGAGACCTTAAGATGCAGATCCCACATGGTACCCcacattggagtccctgggtttgatttttataaagctctgactcctgactccagcttcctgccattgcagaccctgggagaaagTGGTGATTGTTCTAGTAATTGGGTTTTTGCTACATatttgggagaactggattgagttctaggttcttAGGCTTCCCCTGGGCCATTGGGGAATTTGAAACACCAGATAggagttttttttccttcttccccttcttctctccctgttcttctccctctccctctctcaaacaaataaatatttttttaaaaaatgtatagctggccggcgccgcggctcactaggctaatcctccgccttgtggcgccggcacactaggttctagtcccagtcggggcaccgatcctgtcccggttgcccctcttccaggccagctctctgctgtggccagggagtgcagtggaggatggcccaagtccttgggccctgcaccccatgggagaccaggagaagcacctggctcctgccatcggatcagcgcggggcgccggccgcagcgcgcctaccgcggtggccatttgagggtgaaccaacggcaaaaggaagacctttctctctgtctctctcactgtccactctgcctgtcaaaaaaaaaaaaattaaaaaaaaaatgtatagctgATATAATACTTCTGTTTTCTACATGGCTTTTTTGTTAAACACTTGGAATGTCCTACATTAGAGAGGGAC
This window encodes:
- the LOC133774233 gene encoding small ribosomal subunit protein eS12-like, whose protein sequence is MAEEGIAAGGVMDVNTALQEVLKTALIHDGLARGIREAAKALDKSQAHLCVLASNCDEPMYVKLVEALCAEHQINLIKIDDNKKLGEWVGLCKID